The genomic window GGACGACGCCGGGCTGCAGCGCTCCTACGAAGCGCACCGGGCGGCGTACATCAAGATCTTCGACCGGCTCGGCATGGACTACGTGATCGTCGCTGCCATGTCCGGCGCGATGGGCGGCAGCGCCAGCGAGGAGTTCTTGGCCAACGCGGTCAACGGCGAGGACACGTACGTGCGCTCGGCGGGGGGCTACGCCGCCAACGTCGAGGCGGTGGTCACCGTGCCGCCGCCCGCGGCGGACGCGACCGGCATCCGGGCCGCACACGTCGAGGACACCCCGGACACCCCGACGATCGACTCGCTGGTGCAGGCCGCCCGCGGGCTCTTCCCGGACCGCGAGTGGTCGGCCGCGGACACGCTGAAGAACGTCGTCTTCATGCTGACCCACCCGGACGGCAGCCGGGAGCCGCTCGTCGTCGGCCTGCCCGGCGACCGGGACGTGGACACCAAGCGCCTGGGCGCGCAGCTCGAGCCCGTCGAGGCCGAGGTGTTCACCGACGCCGACTTCGCGAAGTACCCGGCGCTGGTCAAGGGCTACATCGGCCCGCAGGCGCTGGGCGAGGCCAGCGAGAGCGGCATCCGGTACCTCGTCGACCCGCGCGTCGTCGACGGCACGGCCTGGGTGACCGGCGCCAACGTCGCGGGCCGGCACGTCTTCGACCTCGTGGCCGGCCGCGACTTCACGGCCGACGGGACGATCGAGGCCGCCGAGGTGCGGGCCGGCGACCTCGCACCGGACGGCTCGGGTCCGCTCGAGCTGGCCCGCGGCATCGAGATCGGCCACATCTTCCAGCTCGGCCGCAAGTACGCCGAGGCGCTCGGGCTGAAGGTGCTGGACGAGAACGGCAAGCAGGTCACCGTGACCATGGGCTCCTACGGCATCGGGGTGTCCCGCGCGGTCGCCTCGGTCGCGGAGAACAGCCACGACGACCTCGGTCT from Angustibacter luteus includes these protein-coding regions:
- a CDS encoding proline--tRNA ligase — its product is MIARMSTLFLRTLREDPSDAEVPSHRLLVRAGYIRRAAPGIYTWLPLGLRVLRKVEAIVREEMDAAGFQELQFPALLPREPYDATGRWTEYGDNIFRLKDRKGGDYLLGPTHEEMFTLTVKDLYSSYKDLPLSLYQIQNKYRDEARPRAGLLRGREFIMKDSYSFDVDDAGLQRSYEAHRAAYIKIFDRLGMDYVIVAAMSGAMGGSASEEFLANAVNGEDTYVRSAGGYAANVEAVVTVPPPAADATGIRAAHVEDTPDTPTIDSLVQAARGLFPDREWSAADTLKNVVFMLTHPDGSREPLVVGLPGDRDVDTKRLGAQLEPVEAEVFTDADFAKYPALVKGYIGPQALGEASESGIRYLVDPRVVDGTAWVTGANVAGRHVFDLVAGRDFTADGTIEAAEVRAGDLAPDGSGPLELARGIEIGHIFQLGRKYAEALGLKVLDENGKQVTVTMGSYGIGVSRAVASVAENSHDDLGLVWPRAISPYDVHVLATGKDEAIFQRAQQLADELSSRGLDVLYDDRPKVSPGVKFKDSELIGVPTILVVGKGLADGVVELKDRASGQREDVPLADAVERVVAVTRVAG